From the genome of Megachile rotundata isolate GNS110a chromosome 3, iyMegRotu1, whole genome shotgun sequence:
TTACTGGTTGCAATGTTATCTATTAACACTAAACTACTGTACTtaattttaaactaaaaatgaaatttaaaaaaaataaacaaacgacgaaatataatttagtacacacatttattctttatattcAATTCTGATCTCaagaaatgtactttaacaaaatgtgtacaatataataagaaacttgaagaacggtttggtagttttagcgtTAAGAAAATGAAGGTTCCTTTCTTAACTGATAATCGGGTTTTTCGACGTTGAAAGAATTAACGAGCTCCGATGAAAACATTCCGGTAACAAGATCCAAGCATGGAACGACAGAAGATAACATAACGTAACACTTACAAAAGTGCAGATGCACATCACGATTTACATATCCGCGCTTCTTAGAATTGCCCCTATCAAAGCGTTCCCCCTTCCCCGCTTTaatccaaatcctcaagcttCATCGACGCTTCGTAACATAAgctgaagaagaggaagaagacaaGGGAAGAGGTGTTTAGGTGGGAGTCGATGTTTCAACCTACCAGGATTATCATCGAGCGTTAACAGTCGCAGAGAGGATCCCAAAGAAAAGGGAACCATGCGGCTGATTTTTGTTATCCTTGTTTGTTTCTCGGGCACGGTACTCTCGAAATACTATGTAAGTAACCATTTCTTCCAATTAATAAGTGGaggcaatttttcaaaattttgataaaatagttGCACGAAGAGAAATACATTATCgtctattttttcaaatatttttaactatgtacattttaaatcagatacatgtacattttaaatttgagacTATTCTATAAAGATTCGTATGAAAATTCTATGTGAAAAAATAAacagaatacaattttttatgtacaatttcatttttgagaaaactgattatattaatgattatatcaaagaaatttccaaattcagttTTCTCAAAATATAcaccaaaattttattttacatattcgaCATATTTTTGCACATAGAATCCTTAATTGTGGCACCAATGAACATCTGCATACAAATTGCATCTTTCCTTCATTCACAAAAGtcgttatacaaaattaaacgtGTCTGGCCATAAGTAGCTGAaagagagatttggagatcaaAGTTCGTCAGATAAGTCGATAGAAAATAGCTTGAcccatttccaatttctctGTTTTACTTTTTCATTCATAAAGTTTATCGTCTCGTATCTTTCTCGAAGTAAACATTATATCGTTACactttattatttcttatatttttcagGAGAAAACACGTTTCGATCGTTCCGTTTACGAATCGCCAACTGTAAACGGACTTAGAGAAAAGAAACAATGGACATTTACCGACGATGAAACGGTAAttatgttttttaaaaaattgtacgactgatatttatttgtaacttgTTTGCAGAATTATAGAGCGTATAGAGATAGAACAGAGAACAGTtgttatttggaaaaattgggagACAATGTTATTGCAGAAGAATACTCGGACGTCAAGTTACGACAAAATCAAATGCCGAGAACATTTTATGTGTCCAACGACGTCTTGACGAAATTAGAAGtacatacaattatttttaaatgataaacAATCATCCGTGCTTCTTTTACTaaagtttgcaatatttttacagGCATGGCGGCTTGCAGGTGGCAGAATAGTCGACTTCTGTCAAGGacgcaaaattattttgttacaagACACTGTACCCATCCCTGAGAAAACGACTGATCCCTTTTTTAATATACTTCCGTACGACGAAAACGACATCGCTCCAAAAAGGGTAGCGGACGTACTTCTGACGCCTTTGATAAGCAGAGCCAAAAGACAAATCGCGCTTGAAAAGAGGGAGGAGCTTAATAAGAATTTTAATCGATTACGATCAACGCGACAAACGCAACAACCGCAAGGAAAATTTCGGGGACAAACGCAATCTCAATATTTAGCTATCGGTAACGATGATCAGAAAGAAGGTAAAGCTGAAGCTGAGGCTACTCAACAGTCTTCCCGTTCAGTCGTTAGTGagtatttcaaacttttaaacgtTGCATGATCGAACTACGGAGATTGAAACGTGTTTTAAGGTGGAAGTCGTGGTATGGGACAGGCGCAAAGTATGTCGTTTGGCAGCATCGGGTGTGAAGATTGTTCCAAATATACAAGCGAGGGTCCTCCAGACAGATATGTTCAATATCCAGGTGCAGGTCCTGGTACCACTTATTCTAGAACTCATGGGCCGAAACAAGACGGTAAGatctaaaatattatgaaaaaatgaaacaatattcGTTTAAAAACGATAACAATATCAGACTAATATAGAACTAATATTTCAATAGGTACTTACCCTCACGACCTTGCACCGGGTACTTTAATAAAAGATGGAAGATATGcaggtaatattaataatttaatttttatgacaaGTGCAGCTCGTTCCAATGGTATTATTTTAAGTGTCATTGCAATTACAGGTGGCGTAACTTATCCTGGAGGTGTGCCAGGTACTGCAGGGCGTGTAGTTTATCCTCCAAGTGTGCCAGGTACTCCACCAGGTGGAGGGGGCGTATTATATCCTGGAGGTGCACCAGGTACTAACATCAGATTATTTAGTTTAACAATATATTTCACATTGGTATAGTCAGATGGAGTGCAATAATATTAGTATTGTCATAACAGGAGGAAAGGTACTCCCTCCTGGCTATATACCTGGTACAACTGATGGTGGTGCAGTTTATCCCGGTGGTGTTCCTGGGGGTATACCTAGCACTAATGGACGGAGTGTAATTTATCGAGTACGCACACCTGGCACAACTGGTGGTGGTGGTGTAACTTATCCTGGTGGGGCACCTGGTACTACAACTGGTGGTGGAACTTATCCTGGAGGTGTACACGGTACTACAACTGGTGGTGGTGGAACTTATCCTGGTGGGGTACCTGGTACTACaactggtggtggtggtggaacATATCCTGGTGGGGTGCCTGGTACTACAACTGGTGGTGGTGGAACATATCCTGGTGGGGTACCTGGTACTACAACTGGTGGTGGTGGAACATATCCTGGTGGGGTACCTGGTACTACAACTGGTGGTGGTGGAACTTATCCTGGTGGTGGTGGGACTTATCCTGGTGGGGTACCTGGTACTGTAACAACTGGTGGTGGTGGGACTTACCCTGGTGGGGTACCTGGTACTGTAACAACTGGTGGTGGTGGAACTTATCCTGGTGGAGTGCCTGGAACAACCGGTGGTGGTGGAACTTATCCTGGAGGAATGCCTGGTACTACAACAGGTGGTGGTGTTACTTATCCCGGTGGTATACCTGGTACTACAACTGGTGGTGGAGTAACTTATCCTGGAGATGTACCTGGTACTAGGATTGATGGTGGTGCAGTTTATCCTCCAGGGATACCTGGTACTACAACTGGTGGTGGTGGTACTTATCCTGGTGGTATACCTGGTACTACAACTGGTGGTGGAGTAACTTATCCTGGCGGTGTACCTGGTGTGACAGCAACTAGTGGTGCTGTAGTTTATCCTGGAGGAGTACCTGGTACTTCAACAAGTGGTGGTGGCGGTGTATCTTATCCAGGAGATGTACCCAGTGCTAGAATTGATGGTGGTACAGCTTATCCTGGTGGGGTACCCGGTGCTACAACTGGTGGTGGAACTTATCCTGGAGGTGTACCCGGTACTACAACTGGTGGTGGTGTAATATATCCTGGTGGTGTACCCGGTACTACAACTGGTGGTGGAACCTATCCTGGAGGTGTACCAGGTACTACAACTGGTGGTGGTGTAATATATCCGGGAGGTGTACCTGGAACTACAACTGGTGGTGGAACTTATCCTGGTGGTGTACCAGGTACTACAACTGGTGGTGGTGTAATATATCCGGGAGGTGTACCTGGAACTACAACTGGTGGTGGAACTTATCCTGGTGGTGTTCCTGGTACTACAATAACTGGAGATGCTAGAGTTTATGTTGGCACCATACCTTCTGGTGGAGTAGTTGGTGGTGAAGTATATCCTGGAAAAGTACCTGGAAGTGGTGTAGTTTACCCTGGTGGTGTACTTGATAGAACAACTAGTGGTGGTGTAATTTATCCGGGAGGAGTACCTAGTACCACAACTGGTGGTGGAACTTATCCCGGAGGTGCACCTGGTACTACAACTGGTGGGGCAACTTATCCTGGTAATATACCTGGTACTGGAGGTGTAGTTTATCCTGGTGGCACACCTGGTACAGCTGGAGGTGTAGTTTATCCTGGTGGCACGCCTGGTACAACTGGTCCAGGTGTAGTTTATCCTGGTGGCACACCTGGTACAACTGGTCCAGGTGTAGTTTATCCTGGCGGTGTACCTGGTACTGAGGGTGTAGTTTACCCTGGAGGAATGCCTGGTAATGTAATGTATCCTGGAGGTATCCCACCAGACGCCACTCGTGGTCAAATAGGTCAAACTGGACAAATTCCTGGAGGTACAGGAACGGGTCCAGGAACTGCAAACTTATATCCAGATACTTCAGTAGGTCCTAGACCACATACTGATAGAGTTCCTGGTTATCCACAACCAGAACAATATCCTGGGTATCCACAAGGCCAATACCCTGGATACACACAAGCAGGACAATATCCAGGTTATCCACAAGGACAATACCCTGTAACATGGCAGACTGGAGAGAAACCAGTCGAACAATATCCTGATGGCCAAAATATCAGACAATATCCAGGATCGCAGTATCCATCAGGCCCAACTGGAGAAACTTCTCAGTATTTCCAACCAGCCGTTCCATCCGCAGAGGACGATAATTCCAACTCTCAAGCATCCAGCGTTGTAAAGCAAACTGACGTAGGTACTCAAGCCAGTGCATCAGCCCAAGGAAAATATGGACTAGGAACAGCTCAATCTCAAGTATCAGGTACATACAGTGGTTCCGGGTCGTTTTCGGCACAAGCTGGTAGTACTGACGTTAACAAGAGTGCTCAAACTGAAATTAGTGGTGGTAAAGACGGTGCTACAAGCAATGCTCAAGGAACAGGTGGTTATGGGAAAAGTCAAGCACAAGTTCAGTTAGATTCAGAATCCGGTGCCACATCAACAGGTGCACAGAGTAGTGGTTGGAACCACGGTACGAATTCTCAGGTGCAAGCAAGTTCAAAAGGAGGAATGGCGGACGCTCAAGCAAACGGTGAAGGAAGCACTTCGAGTCAAGCACAGATCGGCTTCCAACCCTATATGAAGACGGATGAAAAGGTAGAAAGACATTCGAGACCTTTCCGAGGAGGTGGAACAGCTTCTGCCCAAAGTGGAACACACAGAGGACAATCTCAGTCTCAACTTGAAGGATCCTTCCAATATGGAATCACCTACACCGGTGCTGCACAGGCAGGATCAGGATCTGGTGCTGCAGCTTCTAGAAAACCGTTCAGCTTCAACCTCACGGATACCGAATTATTTAAATCGTTTAAACCATCTTACATTCCGCATATTACGAAAAATAATAGCGACGCAACGAATGCGTCTTCGGAGATTG
Proteins encoded in this window:
- the LOC100875482 gene encoding uncharacterized protein LOC100875482 isoform X1; translated protein: MRLIFVILVCFSGTVLSKYYEKTRFDRSVYESPTVNGLREKKQWTFTDDETNYRAYRDRTENSCYLEKLGDNVIAEEYSDVKLRQNQMPRTFYVSNDVLTKLEAWRLAGGRIVDFCQGRKIILLQDTVPIPEKTTDPFFNILPYDENDIAPKRVADVLLTPLISRAKRQIALEKREELNKNFNRLRSTRQTQQPQGKFRGQTQSQYLAIGNDDQKEGKAEAEATQQSSRSVVSGSRGMGQAQSMSFGSIGCEDCSKYTSEGPPDRYVQYPGAGPGTTYSRTHGPKQDGTYPHDLAPGTLIKDGRYAGGVTYPGGVPGTAGRVVYPPSVPGTPPGGGGVLYPGGAPGGKVLPPGYIPGTTDGGAVYPGGVPGGIPSTNGRSVIYRVRTPGTTGGGGVTYPGGAPGTTTGGGTYPGGVHGTTTGGGGTYPGGVPGTTTGGGGGTYPGGVPGTTTGGGGTYPGGVPGTTTGGGGTYPGGVPGTTTGGGGTYPGGGGTYPGGVPGTVTTGGGGTYPGGVPGTVTTGGGGTYPGGVPGTTGGGGTYPGGMPGTTTGGGVTYPGGIPGTTTGGGVTYPGDVPGTRIDGGAVYPPGIPGTTTGGGGTYPGGIPGTTTGGGVTYPGGVPGVTATSGAVVYPGGVPGTSTSGGGGVSYPGDVPSARIDGGTAYPGGVPGATTGGGTYPGGVPGTTTGGGVIYPGGVPGTTTGGGTYPGGVPGTTTGGGVIYPGGVPGTTTGGGTYPGGVPGTTTGGGVIYPGGVPGTTTGGGTYPGGVPGTTITGDARVYVGTIPSGGVVGGEVYPGKVPGSGVVYPGGVLDRTTSGGVIYPGGVPSTTTGGGTYPGGAPGTTTGGATYPGNIPGTGGVVYPGGTPGTAGGVVYPGGTPGTTGPGVVYPGGTPGTTGPGVVYPGGVPGTEGVVYPGGMPGNVMYPGGIPPDATRGQIGQTGQIPGGTGTGPGTANLYPDTSVGPRPHTDRVPGYPQPEQYPGYPQGQYPGYTQAGQYPGYPQGQYPVTWQTGEKPVEQYPDGQNIRQYPGSQYPSGPTGETSQYFQPAVPSAEDDNSNSQASSVVKQTDVGTQASASAQGKYGLGTAQSQVSGTYSGSGSFSAQAGSTDVNKSAQTEISGGKDGATSNAQGTGGYGKSQAQVQLDSESGATSTGAQSSGWNHGTNSQVQASSKGGMADAQANGEGSTSSQAQIGFQPYMKTDEKVERHSRPFRGGGTASAQSGTHRGQSQSQLEGSFQYGITYTGAAQAGSGSGAAASRKPFSFNLTDTELFKSFKPSYIPHITKNNSDATNASSEIDYEYNQDKYQQGLQASPSSQKAVFVKQTANENSKNVEIKQTQLDDTAYDYEEEYDGDEDDGEQSHQSQAVHLATGNQYDIHIKQDANTAQVGDMFQPGQSVSGYIIPPGFRGRVTSVAGSETVAHGDGKSQSQSVSLVPVEPNHGNKSPVSETRSLKTNRERLTEDHVPSNGRQDHLSPVPSRTKENSKPSNIPMKPSYYTVTNSVAGKMDDSKSSPRKYEHRYYTKSSTCGYFTFSCNVVYGSNGRTKICKPKMPTYPDGTPMKC
- the LOC100875482 gene encoding uncharacterized protein LOC100875482 isoform X2, giving the protein MRLIFVILVCFSGTVLSKYYEKTRFDRSVYESPTVNGLREKKQWTFTDDETNYRAYRDRTENSCYLEKLGDNVIAEEYSDVKLRQNQMPRTFYVSNDVLTKLEAWRLAGGRIVDFCQGRKIILLQDTVPIPEKTTDPFFNILPYDENDIAPKRVADVLLTPLISRAKRQIALEKREELNKNFNRLRSTRQTQQPQGKFRGQTQSQYLAIGNDDQKEGKAEAEATQQSSRSVVSGSRGMGQAQSMSFGSIGCEDCSKYTSEGPPDRYVQYPGAGPGTTYSRTHGPKQDGTYPHDLAPGTLIKDGRYAGGVTYPGGVPGTAGRVVYPPSVPGTPPGGGGVLYPGGAPGGKVLPPGYIPGTTDGGAVYPGGVPGGIPSTNGRSVIYRVRTPGTTGGGGVTYPGGAPGTTTGGGTYPGGVHGTTTGGGGTYPGGVPGTTTGGGGGTYPGGVPGTTTGGGGTYPGGVPGTTTGGGGTYPGGVPGTTTGGGGTYPGGGGTYPGGVPGTVTTGGGGTYPGGVPGTVTTGGGGTYPGGVPGTTGGGGTYPGGMPGTTTGGGVTYPGGIPGTTTGGGVTYPGDVPGTRIDGGAVYPPGIPGTTTGGGGTYPGGIPGTTTGGGVTYPGGVPGVTATSGAVVYPGGVPGTSTSGGGGVSYPGDVPSARIDGGTAYPGGVPGATTGGGTYPGGVPGTTTGGGVIYPGGVPGTTTGGGTYPGGVPGTTTGGGVIYPGGVPGTTTGGGTYPGGVPGTTTGGGVIYPGGVPGTTTGGGTYPGGVPGTTITGDARVYVGTIPSGGVVGGEVYPGKVPGSGVVYPGGVLDRTTSGGVIYPGGVPSTTTGGGTYPGGAPGTTTGGATYPGNIPGTGGVVYPGGTPGTAGGVVYPGGTPGTTGPGVVYPGGVPGTEGVVYPGGMPGNVMYPGGIPPDATRGQIGQTGQIPGGTGTGPGTANLYPDTSVGPRPHTDRVPGYPQPEQYPGYPQGQYPGYTQAGQYPGYPQGQYPVTWQTGEKPVEQYPDGQNIRQYPGSQYPSGPTGETSQYFQPAVPSAEDDNSNSQASSVVKQTDVGTQASASAQGKYGLGTAQSQVSGTYSGSGSFSAQAGSTDVNKSAQTEISGGKDGATSNAQGTGGYGKSQAQVQLDSESGATSTGAQSSGWNHGTNSQVQASSKGGMADAQANGEGSTSSQAQIGFQPYMKTDEKVERHSRPFRGGGTASAQSGTHRGQSQSQLEGSFQYGITYTGAAQAGSGSGAAASRKPFSFNLTDTELFKSFKPSYIPHITKNNSDATNASSEIDYEYNQDKYQQGLQASPSSQKAVFVKQTANENSKNVEIKQTQLDDTAYDYEEEYDGDEDDGEQSHQSQAVHLATGNQYDIHIKQDANTAQVGDMFQPGQSVSGYIIPPGFRGRVTSVAGSETVAHGDGKSQSQSVSLVPVEPNHGNKSPVSETRSLKTNRERLTEDHVPSNGRQDHLSPVPSRTKENSKPSNIPMKPSYYTVTNSVAGKMDDSKSSPRKYEHRYYTKSSTCGYFTFSCNVVYGSNGRTKICKPKMPTYPDGTPMKC